One Cellulosimicrobium protaetiae genomic region harbors:
- a CDS encoding 3-oxoacyl-ACP synthase III family protein, translating to MPENPAGTASRPPLAPPTAVLAAVGVHLPERTVDVREAERALAARNPGAAPRVPMVSRLTGVRQVHVLPDDWDASDLAVAAAEKLLAAEGLATDDVDLLLFASASQDMVEPATCHIVAAKLGVRAPVMDVKNACNSVLNAIEVAEALIGTGRYATVLIASGEAPSRAVRWDVPDRATYLLSAPGYTMSDAGAAVLVRRATAVEAEARDADGAPAPRGILASAFGAESTHWDVGMLPGGGTAHPRDLERTYFEIDGSRLRDAFLALGPGVVLDALDRAALTWDDVALVAVHQVAVAYLDDVHAALGLPTGRTLVTVADHGNVASATLPLQLATALETGRVGPGDVVVLVGLAGGISIGATVVRL from the coding sequence GTGCCAGAGAACCCCGCCGGGACGGCGTCCCGTCCGCCCCTCGCGCCCCCGACCGCGGTGCTCGCCGCGGTCGGGGTGCACCTGCCCGAGCGCACGGTCGACGTCCGCGAGGCGGAGCGTGCCCTCGCGGCGCGCAACCCGGGCGCGGCGCCGCGCGTGCCGATGGTCTCGCGCCTCACGGGCGTGCGGCAGGTCCACGTGCTCCCGGACGACTGGGACGCGTCCGACCTCGCCGTCGCGGCCGCCGAGAAGCTGCTCGCGGCCGAGGGGCTGGCGACCGACGACGTCGACCTGCTGCTCTTCGCCTCGGCGAGCCAGGACATGGTCGAGCCCGCGACGTGCCACATCGTCGCCGCCAAGCTCGGTGTCCGGGCGCCGGTGATGGACGTGAAGAACGCGTGCAACTCGGTGCTCAACGCGATCGAGGTCGCGGAGGCGCTCATCGGCACCGGACGCTACGCGACCGTCCTGATCGCGTCGGGCGAGGCGCCGTCGCGCGCGGTGCGCTGGGACGTGCCGGACCGCGCGACCTACCTGCTCTCCGCGCCCGGCTACACGATGTCCGACGCCGGAGCGGCCGTCCTCGTGCGTCGCGCCACCGCCGTGGAGGCCGAGGCGCGCGACGCGGACGGCGCGCCGGCTCCGCGCGGCATCCTGGCCAGCGCGTTCGGCGCCGAGTCGACGCACTGGGACGTCGGCATGCTCCCGGGCGGCGGCACCGCGCACCCGCGCGACCTCGAGCGCACCTACTTCGAGATCGACGGGTCGCGGCTGCGCGACGCGTTCCTCGCGCTCGGGCCGGGCGTCGTCCTCGACGCGCTGGACCGTGCCGCGCTCACGTGGGACGACGTCGCGCTCGTCGCGGTCCACCAGGTCGCCGTCGCGTACCTGGACGACGTGCACGCGGCGCTCGGCCTGCCGACCGGCCGCACGCTCGTGACCGTCGCCGACCACGGCAACGTCGCGTCCGCGACGCTCCCGTTGCAGCTCGCCACCGCGCTCGAGACGGGACGCGTCGGGCCGGGGGACGTCGTCGTGCTCGTGGGGCTCGCGGGCGGCATCAGCATCGGCGCGACGGTGGTGCGACTGTGA